The segment ATCAAGGAACCCCGTGTCGTCATCACCGTCATGAGCTCGTATTCCCAGACTGTTTCCACGTATGGGAAAATCGCCAACAGAAACTTCGAGTTGAATGCTCCCATGCGTATTCTGCAGCTCATTGCACGAGCCGGAGGTCCCCTCGAGAATGCCCATGAGGATTCTATCCGGGTTATTTCACGGGATGGAACGATTCGGTTTTTCAATTTCAGGAAAGTAAATTTAAATCCCACAAATGAAACTAATTTTTTACTGAAGCCCGGTGATATCGTTTATGTTCCCGGTATTGAAGACTTTTCGGTGATTGTATTCGGCGATATTCGAACGGCGGGAGTATATAAAATGCGCCAGGGGGAAAGGCTCCTCGACGCTCTTGTCAAAGCCGGTTCATGGACCGCACAGGCCGATCTTAAAAACGTGAGAATTATCAGGGTAAACAAAGGGAAAAAGGCTCAGGTAATGGAAGTAGACCTGAAAAATATATTTAATAAAGGTAATACACAGTTGAATTATCAACTCCGGGATGGTGACATGATTTTTGTACCTACGAGCAGGATGCCGCTCGTTCTACAAACCGTGTCGACATTCTTTGGAATTCTTTCAACGTTGACTTATACTTTCACGTTATATCAGACAACGAAATGATGAGAGTATTCGCATAAATACTTTAAAGAACTGTTTTATAAAGCTTATTAGTGTAATATCGAGGTAACCGGAATGGCACAGTATGATATTGATTTGCGCGATTATTGGAGAATAATAAGGAAAAGAAGATCGATTATAATATTTTCCATGATTGCGATGGCGGTTTTATCTTTTGTGTTTGCTAAATTCAAGGCAAGAAATACCGTTGCATATTATGCTTCTTCGTCGACGATTCGTATCGATAAGGTAATAAAGGGTGACGAGATTTTTATGCAGTCGTATGGTTATACAAGTACCGATGAAATCGAAACCGAGGTCAAGACCATAACATCGTTTCCTGTCATGGCGGAGGTGGCCCGGAGATTCGGAGCGATTGCCGAAGTTGACAGTAATGAGGCTATCAGGGTAGACCCAAAGCTTTTAAGTGTCGTGAATAATATTACCACCATGGTAACTCCGGAACGATCTGAGTTTACGAATATTGTTACCATAAATACTATGGGATATGATCCGGTGGAAGCTCGTGACCTGGCTCAGATAGTTGCCGAAACCTATAAAGACTTCAGGCGGGTTGAAGTCAACAAGCGTATCGATAATTCCATCGAGTATCTCAAACAGAAGCTTGTGGAAAATGAAAAAGCAATGGCAGTGGCAAAAGCTGCATTAAAA is part of the bacterium genome and harbors:
- a CDS encoding SLBB domain-containing protein encodes the protein MKNLMVNDISACVIKGLRCLFIVGILVLNGTVSAQETAPVTPNVPAGDNSFNTQDIMKTYMINPLDRLLIVVYAGEKQTTELEKYVQSDGSVYLPFIEQDVVLGGLMVLEAQKKLEELARTYIKEPRVVITVMSSYSQTVSTYGKIANRNFELNAPMRILQLIARAGGPLENAHEDSIRVISRDGTIRFFNFRKVNLNPTNETNFLLKPGDIVYVPGIEDFSVIVFGDIRTAGVYKMRQGERLLDALVKAGSWTAQADLKNVRIIRVNKGKKAQVMEVDLKNIFNKGNTQLNYQLRDGDMIFVPTSRMPLVLQTVSTFFGILSTLTYTFTLYQTTK